A genomic stretch from Hypnocyclicus thermotrophus includes:
- a CDS encoding transketolase C-terminal domain-containing protein has translation EGISVRVINMGTIKPLDKEAVLKASKETKVIFTAEEHSIIGGLGGAVAEYLSEANPSKVVRIGVEDRFGQSGKGAELLEKYGLTKEGIIKKVKENL, from the coding sequence GAAGGAATAAGTGTAAGAGTAATAAATATGGGTACAATAAAACCATTAGATAAAGAAGCAGTATTAAAAGCATCAAAAGAAACAAAAGTAATATTTACAGCAGAAGAACATAGTATAATAGGAGGATTAGGAGGAGCAGTAGCAGAATATTTAAGTGAAGCAAATCCAAGTAAAGTAGTGAGAATAGGAGTAGAAGATAGATTTGGTCAAAGTGGAAAGGGAGCCGAACTATTAGAAAAATATGGATTAACAAAAGAAGGAATAATTAAAAAAGTTAAAGAAAATTTATAA
- a CDS encoding cell division protein FtsX — protein sequence MRKELLYIYNQTLELTTKKDKILRNNIFILAIIFLLINFFLGFFLNLYKIEGYISDNIQIKINFSKNLDLKNIKDFEKKILENKNIDYVKFLPQDMAFKNLEDELGMKLGTTNPLNNSMILYLKNVNNLEELGRVEYELTKYSEIEEVIIKREFLDKLLKLKNNILKILKLGAIILIIPLIILFYFIFNLNFSYLEKEILLKHETHEVSHNILILIPYFFKKLIGLIISWIIAYIVFIPFYDEIILTINGIDPFIVLASFNEIQGYIFLSFVIVVILLILATIIGRVKKYEE from the coding sequence ATGAGAAAAGAATTGTTATACATTTATAATCAAACTTTAGAGTTGACTACCAAAAAAGATAAAATATTAAGAAATAATATTTTTATTTTAGCAATAATATTTTTGTTGATTAACTTTTTTTTAGGATTTTTTCTAAATTTATATAAAATTGAGGGATATATTTCGGATAATATACAAATAAAAATTAATTTTTCTAAAAATTTAGATTTGAAAAATATAAAAGATTTTGAGAAAAAAATTTTAGAAAATAAAAATATAGATTACGTAAAATTTCTCCCTCAAGATATGGCTTTTAAAAATTTAGAAGATGAATTGGGAATGAAATTAGGGACAACAAATCCTTTGAATAATTCTATGATATTATATTTAAAAAATGTTAACAATTTAGAAGAACTAGGAAGAGTCGAATATGAATTAACTAAATATAGTGAAATTGAAGAAGTAATAATAAAAAGAGAATTTTTAGATAAACTTTTAAAATTAAAAAATAATATATTAAAAATATTAAAATTAGGAGCTATTATTCTTATAATCCCTTTAATTATACTGTTTTATTTTATATTTAATCTTAATTTTTCATATTTAGAAAAAGAAATATTACTAAAACATGAAACACATGAAGTGTCACATAATATTTTAATATTGATACCCTATTTTTTTAAAAAACTAATAGGATTAATAATAAGTTGGATAATAGCATATATAGTATTTATTCCATTTTATGATGAAATTATTTTGACTATTAATGGAATAGATCCTTTTATTGTATTAGCTTCGTTTAACGAAATTCAAGGTTATATCTTTTTATCTTTTGTTATAGTTGTTATTTTATTAATATTAGCTACTATTATAGGAAGAGTGAAAAAGTATGAAGAATAA
- a CDS encoding murein hydrolase activator EnvC family protein: MKNKILIIIIFLFSISYGEDLDTIRAKVNNIDKTIEKNKTSIVEAKKKEKEILKKLDRIENELSKITSDYSEMLKKYNTLNKNVEYAEKNLKIIDEELLDITLQYQNVIKKIETKFYLQKELLNNIENEFKKDEYISLLNNFKEKISKINYFKTKVEEVQEKILLEKNEIGSLTKKLYIKQKEMKNKQKEHATLVKQLKRQEYYLSNRIQVLRKEKLEAEKQIEKIIQERAKQAGIATVQIILKQLGEMLVPVKGKIIKYFGEEKINDITMQGIEIKSYLGADVKAINKGKVIFAQKFSGLGNLVMIDHGYNFVSVYGNLIKLNVKEGEIVSKGENIGLLGFSSDREPVLYFETRVSAVSTDPIIFLKK, from the coding sequence ATGAAGAATAAAATATTAATAATAATAATATTTTTATTTTCTATTTCATATGGTGAAGATTTAGATACTATAAGAGCAAAGGTAAACAATATAGATAAAACTATTGAAAAAAATAAAACAAGTATTGTAGAAGCTAAAAAGAAAGAAAAAGAAATTTTAAAAAAATTAGATAGAATTGAAAATGAGTTGAGTAAAATAACAAGTGATTATAGTGAAATGTTAAAAAAGTATAACACATTAAATAAAAATGTTGAATATGCAGAAAAAAATTTAAAAATAATTGACGAAGAATTGTTAGATATAACTCTACAATATCAGAATGTTATAAAAAAAATTGAAACAAAGTTTTATCTACAAAAAGAATTATTAAATAATATTGAAAATGAATTTAAAAAAGATGAATATATTTCATTATTAAATAATTTTAAAGAAAAAATATCTAAAATTAATTATTTTAAAACAAAAGTAGAAGAAGTACAAGAGAAAATTTTATTAGAAAAAAATGAAATAGGAAGTTTAACAAAAAAGCTTTATATAAAACAAAAAGAAATGAAAAATAAACAAAAAGAACATGCAACTTTAGTTAAGCAATTAAAAAGGCAAGAATATTATTTATCAAATAGAATACAAGTTTTACGTAAAGAAAAATTAGAAGCTGAAAAACAGATAGAAAAGATAATTCAAGAAAGAGCAAAACAAGCAGGTATTGCAACAGTACAAATAATATTAAAACAATTAGGTGAAATGTTAGTTCCTGTTAAAGGTAAAATAATAAAATATTTTGGTGAAGAAAAAATAAATGATATAACAATGCAAGGAATAGAAATAAAATCTTATTTGGGTGCAGATGTAAAAGCTATAAATAAAGGGAAAGTTATATTTGCACAAAAATTTTCTGGATTAGGAAATCTTGTAATGATAGATCATGGATATAATTTTGTTTCTGTATATGGTAATTTGATAAAATTAAATGTAAAAGAAGGTGAAATTGTCTCAAAAGGAGAAAATATTGGACTTTTAGGGTTTTCAAGTGATAGAGAACCAGTATTATATTTTGAAACGAGAGTTTCAGCAGTAAGCACTGATCCAATAATATTTTTGAAAAAATAG
- a CDS encoding NAD(+)/NADH kinase, whose amino-acid sequence MFKNVYIIYNTDKIEAINFYKESCKYLKKKGVKILDEKNIHKAEFFIIIGGDGTLLHASHKIYKYKKPILGINKGNLGFLTEIKSGEAFQMYDEVLRNKFKVSKRKFIKILYKNKEILGLNEAVIAKDGINSKMINIKAEINKQYLTTYRADGVIVSTPTGSTAYSLSVGGPIISPELDVMIINPIAPHTLTARPLIVNSNKKIEFKIENNTKTYLLVDGRESIRLNCGDKIEITMSSEYIELIESKNRDYYSVLREKLKWGDTHAKRT is encoded by the coding sequence ATGTTTAAAAATGTTTATATTATATATAATACAGATAAAATAGAAGCTATAAATTTTTATAAAGAAAGTTGTAAATATTTAAAAAAAAAAGGTGTAAAAATTTTAGATGAAAAAAATATTCATAAAGCAGAATTTTTTATTATAATTGGTGGCGATGGAACATTATTACATGCTAGCCATAAAATTTATAAATATAAAAAACCAATTTTAGGTATTAATAAAGGAAATCTTGGATTTTTAACGGAGATTAAAAGTGGAGAAGCTTTTCAAATGTATGATGAAGTTTTAAGAAATAAATTTAAAGTTTCTAAAAGAAAGTTTATAAAAATATTATATAAAAACAAAGAAATTTTAGGACTAAATGAAGCTGTTATTGCAAAAGATGGTATAAATAGTAAAATGATAAATATAAAAGCAGAAATAAATAAACAGTATTTAACAACATATAGAGCTGATGGAGTAATAGTATCAACTCCAACAGGTTCAACAGCTTATTCTTTATCTGTTGGTGGTCCGATTATATCTCCAGAGCTCGATGTAATGATTATAAATCCTATTGCACCACATACATTAACGGCACGCCCATTAATAGTAAATAGTAACAAAAAAATTGAATTTAAAATAGAAAATAATACAAAAACTTATTTGCTAGTTGACGGAAGAGAAAGCATTAGGTTAAATTGTGGAGATAAAATAGAGATTACTATGTCAAGTGAATATATTGAGCTTATAGAATCTAAAAATAGAGATTATTATTCAGTACTTAGAGAAAAATTAAAATGGGGAGATACGCATGCTAAAAGAACTTAG